DNA sequence from the Oxalobacteraceae sp. CFBP 8761 genome:
TTCTCGAACGTGATCGTATACAGGATCGTGCTGCCCGGCGTTGCATTGGCCTTGTCGACTGCCTTGGTCAGCTTGAAGTCGTCGCAGGTCTGGCAAATGCCTTCGACCGTGACGACGATTTCGCCCAGGCCGATGCCCAGCAGCTTGAGCAGCGGGTCGGCCACGCCCCTGAGCACCGGCGCGATCAGCGGGCTGACCACGTTCTTGACCAGCGTCTTGACGAGTGGTTCGACCGCCCCCTGCAACAGCCCCAGGGCCGGCATGCTGCGGATCTGCAGATTCGTCACCAGGCTGTTGGCCGCATTCGTGATGAAGGTCGTGCTCGAACTCACGGTGCGCGTCTGCGGGAACGTGCCCGTCATCGTCACGCTCGTCGAGAACGGCGCCTGGCCACGCACGATGCTCTTGATGTCGAGCGCAATATCGACCGGCAGCAGCCCCAGCGCGGCGGCCCGCAGCGACCCGATGGTGCCGAAGTCGACGTCCGAGTCGAGAATCGCGCGGCTGCGATTGAAGAACACGCTGTCGTCGATCTTGCCGATGAAGATGTCGGACACGCCCGGCGCCACCTGCAGCGTGACGGCCTTGGTCGCAGCACTCACGGCGGAGAGGCTGCCCTGGCCGCGCGCGACTTCCACGTATACGTCCAGCTTGCCGATGCCGACCGATGCGCTTTGCAGCAGTCCCGTACCGACCAGCGAATCGGTGGCCGGCGTCAGTGACACCAGGTCCATCTTGAGCTTGAGGCGGATCGCCGCCGAATGGAAGGTCGAACCGGTCGGCCCGCACACGTACACCGGCGGCTCGATCACCTGCGCATACAGTTGCAGGCTGTTGACCACGCCGGTCGCGCCCAGGAGGCCACCCGAAATCCCGACCGGCTGCGGCGTGGTCAGCACGTTGCGGCGGTTGTACAGCTGGACCAGTCCGGTGAACATGTCAAGCGCGTTGACCGTGCTGGTGCCGAGCGAACCGGTGTCGGCCGTGACCTTGACCAGGTCGCCCAGGCGCACGGTGCCGCCCACGCCATTGAGTTGCGAGGCCAGGCTGGACAACGCACCGGCCAGTTGCGGCTTGGCCTCAGCCTGCGCCTCGACTGCCAGCGCGTTGGCGATCTGCACCAGCGTGACGTTGGCGCTCAGTGCCTGCGCCGGGGTCGATACGCTCAGGTCCGTCTTGAGCACGTTCAGGAAATTCAGCAGGTTCAGGTTGCCGCCGGCCAGCGCGTTCCAGTCGACCGCACTCAGCGAGGTACCGGTGCCGAGCATGCCGCCCAGCAGCGGGCCGAGCAGGGCGCTCTTGCCCGTGTCGACGCTGGCCAGGCGCGGGCCGGCGGTGATGCAGGCGCCGGTCACCGTGCAGTCGGCCTTGGCCGGCAGGGCGCCAAGCAGGCAGGCGAGGGCCACGAAGACGCGCAGCCAGGCATGGCTAAGGCGGGACGAGAGCAGTGCGAAAGTCATGTCGGTATCCTTGATTACTTGAGCAGGTCGCCCGAGAGCAGGCCTTGCAGCGTGTTCTCGTCGAACTTCATGCGTACCCGGAAGTACACGCCCTTGGCCGTGGCATCGGCGCCGGCCAGGTCGCGTTCCTTGAAGCCGAGCAGGTTGTAGCCAGCCGAGACCCACATATTGCGTTGCAGCTGGTAGCCCGCCTCGATGCCGGCCGCGTACTGGCGGCCGCGCGTGTCGCGGTCCATCAGCATCTGCGCCGTGGCGCCGATGTCCCAGTCGGCATTGATCTCGTGCGTCACGCGGCCGGCCACCAGGTGGCTGACCGTGCGGTTCGACAGGCCGCTCGACTGGTCCATGGCCATCTTGGCGGCGTAGCGGGCGCTGACGGTGGTATCAAGGCGCAGCTGCCAGTTGGCGCCGACCGAGACGGCGTGCACGGCGCGCTTGAGGTCCGCCAGGCCGTCGTCGCGTTCGAGCTTGTACTCGTACTTGGCCAGGCCGTTTACGCCGATCGATTGCAGCGCGCGGTAGGCCACGCCGCTTTGCAGCAGCTCGGTCACGCGCATGGTCTTGCTGGCATTCGAGCGGGTGGCGGCCAGCGTGTTCTTGCCCAGGAAGGTCCAGCTGTCGTCGATCTTGTAGGCCAGGCCCAGCGTCGAGAGCAGGCCGTCGCTGTCGGCGCCGTGGCGCAGTTCGAGGCGGGCGTTGCCGGTCCAGGTCGGATGGCGGCTCACTTCGATGGCGCCGGTCAGCGCGATCGCTTCGTTGTTGTTGGCGCCCGAGAGCACCTTGACGCGCTCGAAGCTGGTGTTGGCGCGCACGCCGTCGCCCAGCGTCCACAGATTGCGCAGGCCCAGAGCTGCTTCGGCCTGGCGCTCGCCGGTCACGGTGCCCGCTGGCGACGTGCCGCCGGCGCGGTATTCCGAGAACACACGGCCGTCGTGCATGTAGTCGGTATCGACGCCAAACACGGTGGCGTGGCGCTGCTGGCCCTGATTGAGCGCATAGGTCGAGCCCAGGCTGCTGATCAGTTCATGGCGGCCGTACACGCGGCTGCCGCCGGCGAAGCGGTAGTCGCCGCCCAGCGCCACCATGCGGCGGCCATTGTCGTGGATATCCTGTTCGCCTTCGACGAACACGCCGGCCTGCGGCAGGCCAGGGATCTGCATGCCCAGCTTGGCGCGCACGCTGGTCAGGTCGGGCTGGGCCACGATGACCCCGGCGCCGCCTTCTTCACGTGCATGGCGCATGCCGACTTCGGCTTGCAGGCCATTGTCGAACGCGTAGCCGGCGAAGAGCTGCACGCCATTGCGGGTGGCGTCGGTGGTCAGGTCGGCCGTGTGCAGGCCTTCCAGGCCGACGCTGGTGCGCTCGGTGAAGCGATAGCGCACATTGGCGCCGCCTTCGGTGCGGCCCTTCGGCAGGTTGGCCGATGGATTGTCGAAGTTGGCGTCGGCGCGGCCCAGGAACAGGTGGCTTTCGAGCTTGCCGTCGGTGCGGTTCGCGTCAAAGCGTGCGGCGCGACCCGACAGGCCGGCTTTTTCCATCTGCGCCGCTTCGACGATGACGACGGTTTTTTCATCCGGCTTGACGCTGGCATTGACGCTCACCAGGCGGGTCGGGGCGGCCGGGTTGCGGTCTTCGACGGCGCTGGCGCCGAATTCGACGTGGCTGCCGATCTG
Encoded proteins:
- a CDS encoding DUF11 domain-containing protein yields the protein MTFALLSSRLSHAWLRVFVALACLLGALPAKADCTVTGACITAGPRLASVDTGKSALLGPLLGGMLGTGTSLSAVDWNALAGGNLNLLNFLNVLKTDLSVSTPAQALSANVTLVQIANALAVEAQAEAKPQLAGALSSLASQLNGVGGTVRLGDLVKVTADTGSLGTSTVNALDMFTGLVQLYNRRNVLTTPQPVGISGGLLGATGVVNSLQLYAQVIEPPVYVCGPTGSTFHSAAIRLKLKMDLVSLTPATDSLVGTGLLQSASVGIGKLDVYVEVARGQGSLSAVSAATKAVTLQVAPGVSDIFIGKIDDSVFFNRSRAILDSDVDFGTIGSLRAAALGLLPVDIALDIKSIVRGQAPFSTSVTMTGTFPQTRTVSSSTTFITNAANSLVTNLQIRSMPALGLLQGAVEPLVKTLVKNVVSPLIAPVLRGVADPLLKLLGIGLGEIVVTVEGICQTCDDFKLTKAVDKANATPGSTILYTITFENSGTTTLTQLKIEDTTPAFTTYADSSCGTLPSGLACAVAAKPDVGANGKIEWGITGTLAPGASGTVTVTVKVQ